Part of the Oncorhynchus tshawytscha isolate Ot180627B linkage group LG07, Otsh_v2.0, whole genome shotgun sequence genome, AGGAGATCATAGGGAAGGGGCGTTTCGGAGAGGTATGGCGCGgccgctggagaggaggagacgtGGCTGTGAAGATCTTCTCATCCAGAGAGGAGCGCTCCTGGTTCCGGGAGGCTGAGATCTACCAGACCGTCATGCTGCGCCACGAGAACATCCTGGGATTCATCGCCGCAGACAACAAAGGTAAACATTGGCCGTCATCGTGTGACATCACATAAAAAATATTCCCCTTCGGAGAGCACTTCTTGTAGCTATCTGGTGTTCAGGTCAGTTTTTTGTATTGGGTGGTGTCGGGTCTAACAATTGGTCTCTGAacttagtctctctgtctctcatagaTAATGGCACATGGACCCAGCTGTGGCTGGTGTCAGACTACCACGAGTACGGCTCTCTGTTTGACTACCTGAACCGCTACTCTGTGACCATCGAGGGCATGATCAAACTGGCACTGTCGGCTGCCAGCGGCCTGGCACACCTGCACATGGAGATCCTGGGCACGCAGGGTGAGTGTGTTGTACTTGTGCCCATGTGCAAACTGGATTGCATGTTGCTGTATGTGTCAATTCTTCTGGGCTCTTCGATTTGTTCCCTACTCTTACCTTTTCCTGGCCTGTGCAAACAGTGAATGTAGGCCATGCTTTACTAGCTGATAGGAAACTCCAGGGTTATTGATCTGCCTAGTTTGATTTGCATAGCAGCCCCTCTAAAGTAAAGCATCTATTGATAGTTCAGTTATTAAcatcattcaatgtttttttaaatgttgttgaCTGTCATTGGAAGCCAGTGGTATACTGCAGATGACCATGATCAATGTTTGATTTAAATGAATTGGAAATCATAAAACACCTGTTTCACACGAACATGTTACATAAGTTCCATTGATTGCCAGGAATGCAGTGATTGTCAGGTAGTCTaactctctctgccttcctctagGTAAGCCTGGTATTGCCCACCGGGACCTCAAGTCTAAGAACATCCTGGTGAAGAAGAACAGTACATGTGCCATCGCTGACCTTGGGCTGGCAGTGCGCCACGAGTCCACCACCGACACCATAGACATCGCTCCCAACCAGAGAGTGGGCACCAagaggtacaaacacacacatgccatCAACCTTAAGAAGTACTTGATTTCCCAACTTCACCtactgacccccccccctctctctcccacatactACAACACATACCACCACCTATCAGGGATATAGACCAGCTTACAAAGACCTATTTTTCTCTGTGTCAGGTACATGGCCCCTGAGGTTCTGGATGAGAGCATCAACATGAGGCATTTTGATTCGTTTAAGTGTGCAGACATCTACGCTCTGGGCCTGGTGTACTGGGAGATCACACGCCGCTGCAACGCTGGAGGTCAGACAGGCTCCCCCTCAGCACACTCTGTCTGGGtaccaactggcaccctattggctatatcagggatcatcaactagattcagcctctGGATGTTTTTCTTCTTGAGGGGATGAccagggggccagaacataattacaaatcatttgtagactacaAATTGACCCAAGAAGCACAAAGAGATGTATAATATTTGATTAAAACAATCTTTGCAAACCTTCCTTATATTTGTATACAATAacatacactgaatgtacaaaacatgacatagactgaccaggtgaatccacgtgaaagctatgatcccttattgatttaacttgttaaatccacatcagtcagtgtagatgaaggggaggagatgggtaaaataatgattttttttttttaaacttaagacaattgaggcatggattgtgtatgtgcaagacaaaagatttgagtgcctttgaacgggatatggtagtagttgacaggcgcaccggtttgtgtcaagaactgcaacactgatgagtttttcatgctcatcagtttcctgtgtgtatcaagaatggtccaccacccgaaggacatccagacaacttgacacaagtgtggggtcaacatgggcggctgttcttaatgttttgtacactctgtgtatatctctctattatgcataGAAATGCTTTGGAACCGATTTCCAATATTAAAATAACTTGAAGCTTATTTGCTGTGTTttcagtcttttatgtccaacaataaaaaatacaaaaacctgTGACCAAATAAAATCACCTGTGCGCCGAATTCGGCACGCCAGTTGGGAACCCTGCCCTATTTATTGCCCATATGACCCCCTAtagtagtgcacgatatagggaaaCTGGTGTCATTTGCgacacatacagtatctctatCTTAATGTAGTTAAAAGTTTAATTCATCATCAATTAGAAACTGGGCCttatctgacctttgacctctgcCCGTAGGTATCCATGAGGAGTACCAGCTGCCCTACTATGATCTGGTGCCCTCTGACCCCTCCATAGAGGAGATGAGGAAGGTGGTTTGTGACCAGAAACTACGGCCCAACGTGCCCAACTGGTGGCAGAGCTACGAGGTAGGGACAGACACATGTAGATAGATATGCATGCTCTTTTAAGGTCAATCAAACAGTCCTATTATGATAGCACAGCAGTTGCTCACTAATATGAAAGTGTCACTGGTTTCTTATAAGTATTACGTTGTATACTTGTGTATTTTAAATTATGTTCTTTTGCCGGGCTTGTTCTCTGGGGATGCATTGGTGGTTTTGATAAGCTTGTTTAGCCCTGTGCATATCTGCACCATATTTGCATGTATGACTTTATCTACTCTAATTTTCTTCATGTTCGCTCAATCCCACATTATCCCAGAGCTCTAGATAACACGCTACATTACCCCAGACCTTTagataacactacattaaccctgaGCTTTAAGATAACACTACATTATCCCAGAGCTTTAGATAACGGTctactttctctccttctttgcctccctccccctccccccaggcCCTGCGTGTAATGGGGAAGATCATGAGGGAGTGTTGGTACGCCAATGGAGCCGCCCGCCTCACCGCCCTGCGCATCAAGAAGACCCTGTCCCAGCTGAGTGTCCAGGAGGACATCAAAGTCTGAGAGGGTTCTGTCCCAAAGACCTGAGGAGAGCGCTAGGGACTCTGTCCAGCACTAAAGTATACTGGGAGAGAAAGAGCGGGGGACAGTGTCTTTTCCAATGAACACACAAGTTAACAAAAGAAAAGAATGAAATGACAAAAGCAAAATGTAAAAAGAACATGATATAAAAACTTTCCTGCCAGTCTTTTTAAAGCCACCACTGTTTGAGTTGTGACCAGCCCTACCTCGCCTATTCAGCCAAAACTACTGACAACCCCTGTCCTTCCCTGTCCCCAACCTACCCCACCCTTCTGTCCCTGCAGCCCCCCTTCCCCGTTCTGTTCCTACTAAAATGGCTGCCAAcaattactgctactactgcccCTGACAATGCCCATGTTAATCTCAATGGcaggatatatactgtatacaactGTGTATTtattaacagaatgtgtaatttaaTTCTAAACCATTTTTTTTCTTAGTAACTTTCCCCAAGACTTATCAAAGGACCCTAATGGTTTTACCCTATACATTAATTTATTTTTGTTCTGTTTATCTTTATACTGTATTCATGCCATGTTGACTCGATGTTGGGAGAGGTCTGACTGCTTTCGGTGTTTTCTTTGTCAGGGAGTATATAAGGGGAAGGTACAGTCTTTCTATGAATTCTGTGTAGGGGTCATTCCACCAATACAGTGCCTTTTGAGATATCAAACTTGGTggggaaaaaacatttgatttcacctcatttttacattctgtcataaagagcacatgttcaacataataaaaaaacatgttttcccatctcgaggttaaatcaaatttaaaaagaCTATAGTATGTGCCTAATTAAGTAAAGTATATAGGTTGACTAACAGTGTTGACGATTTCTTCTTTAATCAGCCATGAATCCTCTTGTGACAGGAAATGGAAGCTtattgtgtgcaacagggaggggaaattgaatgcaagcttcacaacaacaaatattttaaaagattctagcctgtctatctatgagTAACATGGTTGACTTGacccactcagttttccaccacaaaacaccagaaaatgtccAGAAAGAGTAGAACCTGCTCACTtacttttacactatgatttgactattagatgttcagaGTTCcaccatattaaaacgagagttcaaTTCACGTAacggggggggggttgtattttCCTTAAAATGAatagtcatttctgaagattatatattttaaaatgtgattatcagagcaaaaaaataaatagggCTTTGCAATTATGGTGAAAACTTGGAGCAATGTTGATGttaaaaacctctacaggatagggttagggttagtaacagtaaactttccaggacatagacatgtcttatatagGCAGGAAGTTAAAAtttttgttaatctaactgcactgtccaatttacagtagctattagagtAAAAAAATactatgctattgtttgaggagagtgcacaacaaacTTTTATCACAGCAACTgttttgatacattcacctctgaaggtaaataatgtacttacattcagtaatcttgctctgatttgtcaccctgagggtcccagagataaaaatgtaggaactgggttgtACAGTTTGAACCCTTACTGTCTctgctccacacccaccccgcccggccatctagatgtgtgaaagttagtgtataacctaatgatccatcatgtatgacattcctgggagtgtgtcaacttaaatgttgtattaccatatttttgtatgttctctgtaGTTatctacttgaaaatgtatcaattgaccagttcggcacatttgggcaaacttgatacaaaatattgtccagTATTGCTATGCTTCAATGGATCAATctcaaactttgcacacacactgctaaaTTGCACCTAAactgcaatattatattatgacctttctcttgcatttcaaagaaaaaaagagaaattgcatgtttttctgtttgtattatcttttaccatatctaatgtgttattctcctacactaatttcacatttccacaaacttcaaagtgtttcctttcaaatggtatcaagtaTATGCACAtcattgcttcaggtcctgagctataggcagttagatttgggtatgtcattttaggaagGGAAAAAGGGtacgatccttaagaggttttaagtggGTAAAAATCTTCCTGGAAGTCAGAGGGTGCATAGAGGGACAATTCAAAATGCTGGCACTTTAACAGAAAATCTGATTGATTGAATTCTCcctgtggtctatattaaagggtaCTTCATTGAATATAACAGttttttaaaatgcaatattggtgcacaatttctatttaaaatatcaaagggaagCAAAAGGCACTCATTTGTGGAAATGATCAAGTTGTAGACGGATCTCTCTGTTGTACATATAAACTAagaaattgtttttttaaatcaatgagGACCAAGTCTTCCTCATTTATCGGGTCATGTTATCTATCATTTATGGTAGCAGTGGACTGTGAGTCACTGAGAGATCAGCTTACATAGTTTCTTTAAATCTAAGTTTCCCATTACTACATCCATTGTTGTAATGGCCCTCCTATTGCCCACTTAGAGGCAGGAATGGTCCATACAAACACCTGGCTCTATGGTATTTCATGACGAAGGACTGTATTGTAGCCATTTTGTAAACACTCACATCAATTGCTGTTATGatgatttatttaatttttttctcACAATAGCTCGTATGTTTCCCCTCATGTTATATTCTCCCTGACTGAGTATTATCACTGTACATACAATAACTTTTTTAGGTGTGACTATATATGACCCTTTTTTTTAATCTGAGTTTCCATTGATATTTTAATAATGTTTTGGAATGTTTACCAACAGTTACACTGGTTACTGGTCTTAGATGGGAGACAATTGGAGAGGCTTATATGTGCTGTCAATCAACCACTGATAAAccaatggaatatctacaaagcAACACTACTGTATACTGAGTCATTGAAAGCACATACTGAGTCCCTCCTATTTGATGTCTCCCATTACTATAGAACAGTATTTGATTTTTTGTCTATTCCACTCCATATTCATAAATTATACCCCACCTACATTACCTCTTTGATATGCAAATTGTAAATAGTTTGTATGATGGATGATGATTTATCTGTCAAATCTTGTTTTCACCATGTATTCTGTTTTCAGGAAAATAATATGTACTGTTAAATTTGTCGCTTTATTTAATTTTTCGTTGAGCACAAACTCAAAAGGTACTGCTGACGTGAAGTCTCCTTCCTTGTGTTCCTAATCCTGCCAGTTTATTGCTAGTTCCTAGAAAAGGCTCTGCAGGGCCAATGTGTGCACTACTCACTCACAGCACCTCAACCAAACTGTTCTCAACACCcatcactgttttactgcagatCACACCAGTGACAACAGAGGGTGTTTATAATATATTAATTAAGCATTTTAATCAGTTATTCAGATTTGGTGATTGGTAAATACCGCTCAcagatttcttcacattttcataaAGCTAAGTAACAGTGAAGAGTCCCCAGACCCTCTGTAAAGAGTGCTTATTCAGTGTGGCTGTAGCACAAAAAGATTGTTGTTAAACTTTTTTGTGGTAAAATTAATACTACTGATACTTATCAATGCTGTTCCACAGGAAATATATATGGCCTGGAtgcatttatttgatttaatgtGTTAGTTTATGACCATATCACGCTtgtctgtactgtatattatttgtTTATAGTTCTTGGGTGATGGCCAAGAGGACGAGCGTATATGTGCATATTTTTCCTGAAAATGTGGTTGCTTATGTTTTTGGCTGTGAGTGGTAGAGGGTGCCTGGGTGTTGTCTGCGTACTGTTAGGTGAGTTCAGATTTTCTGTCCTTGGTTGGGAAGTGATCCTATGTAAACATCATAGGCCATGGATGGGATGTGTCTCTGGCCTTGTGTCTCTACATCACATACTGTTAAGGGGAATTATGACAAGATTAACTGTTGTATGCTGTTGTATTACACTATGGAgtgtttaagcaataaggcacgaggaggtgtggtatatggccaatataccacggctaagtgctgttcttatgcacgacgcaatgcagagttcctggatacagcccttagccctaatatattggcaatataccacaaacctccgaggtgccttattgcaattataaactggttaccaacatagagcagtaaaaataaatattttgtcatacgGTTTGACATACCACGGCTGTCGGCCAATCTGCATTcagtgctcgaaccacccagttaatGAAGTGACGAATGATGAGAACGCCCAGGTCTCTGTCCAGACATCTGGACAAAGAAATCAAAATAAGCTTTTAAAACCAAGTGAAAACCTTTTCAGGACTAGTATCCAATCATGTATATCGGTAATATTATATAGCCTATAGTAATAAATACAACTGTTTTCCTACATGGTTTGTCTTTATTTGCTCACACCAGTATGTACATCAATACAAAAACGGTTTATAATACTGCATTTTGGTGTATGCATCTTCCAATGTTTTTCAGATACAAACTTAATGTCTTCTGACCCCTCATTCAAATCAAAAGGAAATGTCTCTATTCCCTGTAATAATGCTTCGTCCACAGTTCCTGATTCGTGTGGTCAGCAGTCTCATTACCCAGACTTAGGGCTAGATTGTATCAGATCTGCACTAGCCTACACCCGCAGTAGTTTGAGGTCAGCGGTGCAACTGCTTTAGAGCCGTCAAATCCACAAGCGACTcccggcattatacctaaagcagacatttctatatagcctacactttctcgttTGGTAATTAACATGAGTGAGAAGGGTGTGGCTTTTTGACAATGATCACACAAGCAGCTGCTCACCGACTTGAACATTTGAACGCGCCAACGGTGTTACACCGCCAACACATCTATCGCCGGTTAATTCTTGATCTGATTAAATCTAGGCCATAGTGTTAGATCACATCCTGCTCGTCCCACAACCTCCGACTGACCTACACCCACTCAGTTACACATCAACCCTACTGCTTcaccaagacaaaacacattcAAAAGTGCATACATGTCAAAACCAACCCCATGTATGAGAAATCATATTTATTGTTCATGCATTAAATTAGAACTTCACATGAGTAGTAGAGAAAAGACGGCATTTACATACTTGTACGCATCTTATTCATACCAAAAGTCAATTTCGAAAAGTAAAATGTTAAATTTACTGACTCAATGGCCCAAGGAAGTCCTTTTCATAGGTCGAGATTGGTTTGCCCTCGGAATGTAAAAAGGAGAAAGAAAATGGTGGCAGTAATGGAAGGCTAAAATTGAATCCTATTACAAGGATGAAATAAAACGGAATAGACACAGCAAAAAGATAACGTCTAATGCTTCACTGATATGCCCCCAATAAAATCATGATGGATAGCTCAGAAGCACTTAACATCCAATAAGGAGGACTAGAAAAGGCTCACAAGCAAAAGTGAACGAATCCATCATGATCAATCCACACTCACACTACATGTTGTTGAAAACTGCCTAAAGAAATATTGTTGGGATTGTGAAATGAGTCAAACTTAAAAAAGGCTAAATCATTTCTCATGTAGCTCTAGAATGACTTTGAAGAACAAGGCTAGGCAAGCCCTAACAGCAGCCTTATGTTATGGTTCACGGTGGAGCACTTTCTGCAGTCTTCAGAGTCAAACTGAATGCATGTCAAGACAAACAAGAACACACTGACTAACCCCCACCCCAAAGAAATTAAGAGCACTTTAGAAACGGAAATAACCAAAATAAAACATTGttatatttacataaatattaatTGGTTGTGCATCAATATATAAATGAGTAAAACTCAAAAATGACATTCTACAGCAGTTCCATCTCCGACAATCCACACCTACTGTAACCAAGGCAGCGGAGTTGCCGTTGTAGATTTGTATATCTTCAAGTTACACTGTGACATTCTTTAACCTGCGATCCATGATTGGCTGGCTAGTTGTGCTTTAGAGATACCAGACCTATAAGGATGATGGGTAAAGGAATGCTGCTCAGTTTAGGGCCAGGGTGGGAAGttactgactcctctctccagtGTATCTACAGACCAAATGGGAGAGAATAGGTGGGGAATGGATTTGTCTGAGAAGTGGCAAATTGATCCCCTTCATATAACTACACATCATTCCTGTACTGTACAGGTCCACCACCTGCATTTACAGAGGAGAGACACTAGGTTGTGTTGGGCTGCCCAGAACGGACATACAGCTCCACTCCATTGGCTACTTCTGGTCCTGCTTATTGTTTGGGTCTTTTTGGTTGCTTGGGTTTTGGCTTGATTTACAGTGTTCCTGTATGTCCCTTGTTACTGCACGTATCTATATTGCTGGATTGAGAAAGTCAATGGGACTTCACATTTgtatgcagagagaaagagatgtccTCCTGTGCTGTAGCTGTACATTTGTCCATGAGGGGATGTAGAAGacctatctttccctctctcgcgtcactcctctttctcctcttccaggATCCTCATTTTCTCTATCCTTCCTCATCTTCTGGAGGAATATTTCCTTTATCACTCCCTCAAGCAGTTcctgaaatacaaaacaccagATTAATCTTTAGTTCAACTTGACAATTATTTAAATCCTTTAAAAATCACAAAACAATTTACAGGTAAGACATTGCCTCTCAGGAACTGAGTTGAAGCTAAATTACATTCACATTGTTTTCATTTGATTTATCAAGGTCAGTGAATAGAGAAGGTTTGTGTTTACCTTAGTCTGCTTCTTCATTAGTGAGAACCAGTGCCTGGAGGATGTCTGAGAGAGAGACGATGCCCTTCACCACCTCCTGCTCATCAACCACCACCAGCCTGTGcacctgagagagatggagacagtaaCACAAAACTATAAGTTACAAACTAAAAGTCAAGGCTAGATCTCAGCACCTGTGTGTATTACATTATGATTGTATGTACTACTTCTATTGACCTTGATAAACGCCCAGGAAACGGTTTAAATTGTCGAACCAAACAATAATAGTGTATACACAGGTGTCTCCAGCTCTCTCACCTCTGCCTCCACCAGTCTGTTGATGATGGACTCCAGTGTGTCGTGTGTGTTGCAGGTGAGCACTCCCTCAAAATACTGAGAGCGGTGCTGTAAAGCTTTGGTCACAGTCACATCCAGGTTGTTGTACATCTTCTCTGCTGCTAGGTTCTGTGTGGGGGGACATTATTACTTCTCAATGCTGCTTATGTTCGGTACTGTATTTGGATAGCAGAGatgaaaacacacagacagacacatactgtcATCTAGGGGTTAGTGGAGTCCAGTGCAGAGTGAGACCACTTTCTCTTGTTTCCCCAGGCTAAAGGCTAATAAACCCCAGCCAGTCCGCTGGTCGATAACAACCCACAGGCTCTATATACTGCCTGCCCACTGGGTAAGAGACCCATTGATCTAGAACAGGAGAGACTTACTTTGGTCTGCACTGAATGCTTTGCCTTAAAAATACTCTTATAGCACAAGGATACAGACAATTTTGGTTACGGTCTTTCTGTTTCGTCTCATTGTCGGTCTCTCACAAACAATATTTTCTGATAACCAGTGACTTCTGTTTAAATACCGCCCATTGGTAGCACAGCTGTCCAGTACTTACAATGACATCAAATTTGGAGTAAATGTCCACCACTCgtcctgtgtgtgagagagaaacatggaTACATGAGAACTACCTACCATTTACAACAGGAGAGTGTCTGGGTCAGACATGTTTAACCAACTGTCCCCTCGACTCCCTCACTTACCGTTGTCATCGACGACAGGCAAGGCAGACACTCGCTGGTCCACAAAGATTCCCAGTGCTGTGTAGAGGGGTGTGTCAGAACGCACCACTGCAATCTTATGGAATGTTCCGATGCCAAGCTCTTCTAGAGTCTGTCCTAAGAAGGCAGGTTTTGCCATCTCCGATATCTGGGAAGAAAATAACACACAATGTTCCACTAATGCAAGTGGCTTGAAAAATACAAAGAAATTAAACACGGTATATTACCTCAAAAGCATGAATAAACAGTTTGGTGTAGACTTCATTAACAGGCCTACAGTTGTAACAGTGCTCTTGTCCTACCTTATCTACTGCCGAGAATGAGACATTGAGATGTCAAGGAACAGCAGATGATAAAATGGGGTAAAAGAGATGAACGGGGAAGAGTGTAAGAAAGAGAGGATCACAAGAAAGACTCACAAAGAGCTTGAGGAACTTCAGGATCCTCTTGTGCGTGAGGATGTATAGGGTGTTCCCTGTCAGAGGGTCGACCACAGGCAGTCTGTGGATCTTATTCTTCAGCAGAGACGATACAGCATCatacagactgaaacagggaggaagCGGAAATTGATACACGTGTCAGTATCAAACAGTGCCAGTAAATCACCGAATTGATCTCAAGCTGCTTGAACCAACTGTCCAGTGACAACCCTCAACATCTCGCCATGGCAGTAGACCAACCTTGCGTTAGGGGATATGCTGACGAGGGGCTTGAAGGAGTCTTGAAGGTAGACTTCTATGGTGAAGGAGAACAGAATAGGCACTAGTTAATTCACTGGCGCTCCAGAAGGCTATCAGTCACTTATTATTACAGTTAATGAATGCTCTtacctctccatgtctctatctTGTGCTCCTCCAGCTCATATATCTGCACCTGAAACATTAGAACAGGAGAAAGTGCTGACTAACATAACAAGGGGGGTGAGAGGCATGAAGGTCAACTGTTCAATAGACAGAAAGATGTGTGATGCAAATCAGGTGTCGTGCCTTTTCACCCTCTACCACCACTATGATTCAAAATGTGAAATTGAGATAGGGTATGCTATAAACAAGCAGAAACAGTGGACTTCGAGGGCAGGCCTTACCAAAGGAGACTTGTA contains:
- the LOC112254606 gene encoding 5'-AMP-activated protein kinase subunit gamma-1 → MECIPLAVDDVDCKKEPLLGDPDYNVYTRFMKSHRCYDLVPTSSKLVVFDTSLQVKKAFFALVSNGVRAAPLWDSKKQCFVGMLTITDFINILHRYYKSPLVQIYELEEHKIETWREVYLQDSFKPLVSISPNASLYDAVSSLLKNKIHRLPVVDPLTGNTLYILTHKRILKFLKLFISEMAKPAFLGQTLEELGIGTFHKIAVVRSDTPLYTALGIFVDQRVSALPVVDDNGRVVDIYSKFDVINLAAEKMYNNLDVTVTKALQHRSQYFEGVLTCNTHDTLESIINRLVEAEVHRLVVVDEQEVVKGIVSLSDILQALVLTNEEAD
- the LOC112254605 gene encoding activin receptor type-1B isoform X1 encodes the protein MQCNGNITIMAKKQILLTLFVLGLFRSYDALWCNCTTAQCQKTGSQCETDGACMASTSFIDGQEQHIRICITRDKLVPPGQPFYCLSAEGLLNTHCCYTNYCNSLNLKVPSVTLRPGLGGGFGPDGTWGPVELVAVVAGPVCLLCVLLIMAVFLFQYHQRAYSHRQRLEVEDPSCDHLYMAKDKTLQDLIYDMSTSGSGSGLPLFVQRTVARTIVLQEIIGKGRFGEVWRGRWRGGDVAVKIFSSREERSWFREAEIYQTVMLRHENILGFIAADNKDNGTWTQLWLVSDYHEYGSLFDYLNRYSVTIEGMIKLALSAASGLAHLHMEILGTQGKPGIAHRDLKSKNILVKKNSTCAIADLGLAVRHESTTDTIDIAPNQRVGTKRYMAPEVLDESINMRHFDSFKCADIYALGLVYWEITRRCNAGGIHEEYQLPYYDLVPSDPSIEEMRKVVCDQKLRPNVPNWWQSYEALRVMGKIMRECWYANGAARLTALRIKKTLSQLSVQEDIKV
- the LOC112254605 gene encoding activin receptor type-1B isoform X2, coding for MASTSFIDGQEQHIRICITRDKLVPPGQPFYCLSAEGLLNTHCCYTNYCNSLNLKVPSVTLRPGLGGGFGPDGTWGPVELVAVVAGPVCLLCVLLIMAVFLFQYHQRAYSHRQRLEVEDPSCDHLYMAKDKTLQDLIYDMSTSGSGSGLPLFVQRTVARTIVLQEIIGKGRFGEVWRGRWRGGDVAVKIFSSREERSWFREAEIYQTVMLRHENILGFIAADNKDNGTWTQLWLVSDYHEYGSLFDYLNRYSVTIEGMIKLALSAASGLAHLHMEILGTQGKPGIAHRDLKSKNILVKKNSTCAIADLGLAVRHESTTDTIDIAPNQRVGTKRYMAPEVLDESINMRHFDSFKCADIYALGLVYWEITRRCNAGGIHEEYQLPYYDLVPSDPSIEEMRKVVCDQKLRPNVPNWWQSYEALRVMGKIMRECWYANGAARLTALRIKKTLSQLSVQEDIKV